The Oryzias latipes chromosome 16, ASM223467v1 genome includes a region encoding these proteins:
- the lpcat1 gene encoding lysophosphatidylcholine acyltransferase 1, giving the protein MKLPSNRHCTIEGDGKKMDQAPPIRNPFVHVLKFTTLEKTKIALMTVTLFPIRLFMAAFMMLLAWPFAFLATIGRSETTVEPQCLWRRLVDVILKLIMRAMWFAGGFHWMTIKGQRALPTEAPILTLAPHSSYFDAIPVTMTMSSIVMKAESKDIPLWGTLIKYIRPVFVSRSDQNSRKKTVEEIKRRAHSRGEWPQIMIFPEGTCTNRSCLITFKPGAFIPAVPVQPVVIRYPNKLDSITWTWQGPGAFAILWLTLCQLHNEFVIEFLPIYTPSEEEKKNPALFAVNVRRVMAQALGVPITDYSFEDCQLAMAEGQLKLPVETCLLEFARLVRRLGLKPANSEKVLQDYGNRARKLEGQKLDLQGFAHFLDVPVSDMLRDMFALFDEDEDNSMDIREYVIALSVVCRPTKTLETMKLAFKMFEAEEDSAITEAELAVMLKTALGVTHLDVSHLFTAIDIADTGKMTFDKFRCFVEENPDFSEDYLYADNADLQSRQKQPSPSTLDVHATATSKTANGICPDFSPRDHDGTKDALLKKHN; this is encoded by the exons ATCGCTCTGATGACAGTCACACTATTCCCAATCCGCCTTTTCATGGCTGCGTTCATGATGTTACTGGCTTGGCCTTTTGCCTTTCTCGCCACAATAGGTCGCTCAGAGACCACTGTTGAGCCACAGTGCCTCTGGAGAAG ACTGGTGGACGTCATTCTGAAACTCATCATGCGGGCCATGTGGTTTGCAGGAGGTTTCCATTGGATGACCATCAAAGGGCAAAGGGCATTGCCTACAGAAGCACCCATCCTTACCCTGGCGCCCCATTCATCCTATTTTGATGCCATCCCAGTCACAATGACGATGTCCTCTATCGTCATGAAGGCAGAAAGCAAGGACATACCTCTCTGGGGCA CTCTGATTAAATACATCCGGCCGGTGTTCGTGTCTCGATCGGACCAGAACTCGAGAAAGAAAACCGTGGAGGAGATCAAACGCAGAGCTCACTCTCGAGGAGAATGGCCTCAA ATCATGATTTTTCCAGAGGGGACCTGTACTAACAGATCCTGCCTCATAACCTTTAAGCCAG gaGCCTTCATTCCTGCTGTTCCAGTGCAACCAGTTGTAATCCGTTACCCCAACAAACTA gacTCAATTACATGGACGTGGCAAGGACCAGGGGC gtttgcaATCTTGTGGCTGACACTCTGCCAGTTACACAACGAGTTTGTGATTGAA TTCCTCCCCATATACACTCcctcagaggaggagaaaaagaacCCCGCTCTCTTCGCTGTCAATGTCAGACGAGTCATGGCGCA AGCCCTCGGGGTTCCCATCACCGATTATTCATTTGAGGACTGCCAGCTGGCCATGGCAGAGGGGCAGCTGAAACTGCCGGTGGAAACCTGTCTGCTGGAGTTCGCACGACTTGTCAGAAGACTGGG GCTTAAGCCCGCCAACAGTGAGAAGGTCCTGCAGGACTACGGGAACAGAGCCAGGAAGCTGGAGGGACAGAAGCTGGACCTCCAGGGTTTTGCTCACTTCCTCGATGTTCCAGTGTCCGACATGCTTCGAGATATGTTTGCTCTTTTTGATGAG GATGAAGATAACAGCATGGACATTAGAGAATATGTGATCGCCTTATCTGTAGTTTGCAGACCCACCAAAACTCTGGAAACGATGAAATTGGCCTTCAAG ATGTTTGAGGCAGAGGAGGACAGTGCCATCACAGAGGCAGAACTGGCAGTCATGCTAAAGACGGCTTTAGGAGTGACTCATCTGGATGTGTCACATCTCTTCACTGCCATCGATATTGCTGACACGGGGAAGATGACTTTTG ACAAGTTCAGATGCTTTGTGGAGGAGAACCCAGACTTTTCGGAGGACTATTTATATGCAGACAATGCAGACCTTCAGAGTCGACAAAAACAACCCAGCCCGTCCACCCTGGACGTACACGCCACTGCCACCAGCAAAACCGCCAACGGCATCTGTCCCGACTTCAGCCCCAGAGACCACGACGGCACGAAAGACGCACTCCTGAAGAAACACAACTAA